TCCAGTGCTTCCTTTCCGATTACATCCCTATTCTCGATCAGAAACTTTCCATAAGCTGCGAGTATCTTTGAGTTGTCCGTTAATACCGTGAAATAGTATTTCTCATTAGAGTCCTTGGTAAATATTTTGATAAATGCCCCATTAGCATCAGCGAGGGCTTCACGGATAAGTGATACAAAGTCATCCTTGCTTGTGGACACAATATTTTCTTTAAACGGCTGCATTTTAGGTAGCTGCATATTTCACCACCACATATACCATTAGGTATATATATCACTACTCTCCAAAAATCGTTGAAAGGGCATTCTTACTAAAATACATCCACGCTAATATTTAAACATTATTGTATTAAAGGTGGGAAAAATGAAGGTCCTCATACTTGGTGGAGGGGCAATCGGAAGAACTATCGCAGAAGCTTTGAAAGGGGAGTTTGATATCACAATTATTGAAAAAGATGAGCTACGAGCCAGGTCACTATCTGAAAGTGGCTTTCAAGTTGTTCACGGTGATTTTTCATACACTGCCACTCTACTCAAGGCTCACATAGATAAGGCCGATTTAGCGATCATTACAACAATGGATGTTCCCACAATAAAGCGCACTATCCAAGTAATACGCTCAAACAATAAATCAATTCCTATTCTTACGATTCTTCCTGATGATGTAAGCCAGGAGGATATTGTGAATCAAATTAAGGAAGAATTTGAAACAGAGGTTAAAATAGACTACGCTGTATCTCCAAGAAAGGCTATCTCTAAGGTCGTTGTTGATATAGTTGAGATGTTTGGTGAAAAGAAGAATGCAAATCTTCTTGCTAAAAAACTCCAGCAGCTCAAACAAAAAGGAGACGGTCTTCTAATAGTTATGCACGATAATCCAGATCCAGACTCCATGGCAAGTGCGGCAGCATTAAAGACAATAGCACAAAACTTTGGATTTAAAGTGCATATAGTGTATGGTGGAGAAATTACCCATCATGAAAATAAAGCCCTTTTAAATGTTCTTGGAGTTGACATGAGCAGAGTTTCAAGGGGTTCTTATGAGATTAAAAGATACCCCTTCATTGCTCTTATAGACTCCCAACCCAATGGGAATCTTACAATTCTTGAAGAGGATGATTTCAAAAAGATTCAAATTATCATTGACCATCATCAAATTCTTCAGAGCCTTAAAGAAAAGCTGCCTCAAGATGCATTTGTTGATATACGACCCGAAGTCAACGCAACTTCCTCAATACTTGCCGAATACTTTAAGGCTCTTAATTTACCACTAAACGAAACTCTCTCCACAGGTTTGTTTTATGGTATTTATGTTGATACAAAGAAGTTTTCAAAGCTCAGCCATGTTGACTTAAAAGCCATTGAATTTTTGGCAGAGAAGGTCAACTACGAACTGCTTGATAAAATCGAGCATCCGGATATCTCAACAGAAACTGCTGAGATCCTCGCCAGAGCAATTCTTAACAGAAAAATATACAAGAATGTGGTCGTTTCGAACGTTGGATTTATAACGAATAGAGACGCTATAGCAGAATCTGCTGATTTCCTCCTAAGGCTTGAGGGGATAACTACAGTCCTTGTTTTTGGAATAGTTGATGATAGAATTGAGATATCCGCCAGGACAAGAGATGTGAGAATCAACATTGGAAAAGTCCTAAAGGATGCATTTGGCGAGATAGGTAGCGGTGGAGGTCATGCACAGTCTGGGGGGGCAAGGATAAGTCTTGGGATATTTAAACTGGCAAAGGACAAGAGCTCCTTACTAAGACTTGCAGAAGAGGCTATAACAGAAAAATTCCTTGAAGCATTGGGGGTAAAAGAGGGCTGAAAAGATCACTCCTCCTTGGCTTTAACCAAAATGATGTCCCCAATCGCGGTGACCCTGTCGTATGGAATTCCGACTTTCTCGCCGGGTAATCCAAGGGCTAAAACTTTTCCATGCCCTCTGTCGATGTCAATCAAGACCTCGTCAACATAGCCAACGTAGTATCCTTTGGTGTTGTATATCTGCTTTCCATAAAGTTTTGACAGCCTCATTACCATCCCAACCACCACATCTAAGTTCTTTTTTCTGCTTTTAAATTTTCTTCTTAGCTGTCTGAGCACTTTCAACAAATGCTTTGAACATACTCATTAAGAGACTTATTCCTGCTCCCACAACACCGACAAGAACAATGCTCATCACCGAGCCTTCAATCTTGTACATTTCAACATTCCTGAACAGAATGGCTGCAAGGATGAACCCTCCAAAATACGCAAAAGGAGTAACTGCTATATCTAAGGTGCTTGTTGATTCCACGATCCACATCACAAAGACAACCAAAGCTAAAAAAGCAAAAGCGTAGGATACTTTGAAAGGAAAACTAATCCACAGGAGATGAAGGACAGTAGTTATCAAAAATCCCAATATGAATGCATATCCGCTGGCGTTAATATTCCCTTTAACCATGCCAAAAATACCGCCCAGTATTAAACCTCCAAGATAAAGAGGCATGAGTTTTTCCATGGCTGTATATGAAGGATACACCATGACTACCAGAAAAAAGCTTAAGGTAATGCCCAGCCCTCCAAAGCCAAGTATGCTCATAATTTCTTTCTTCATCTTATCACCTTCAGCTTTATTCTTGAGCCATCTTTTAAGTTAAGTTCCCTCCTTAAGTAAACGGGTGCTATAACCTCGGCGATTCTTGGGGGGTGTATGGTTCTTGAGGGTATCACTATGGCACCTTCAATTCCGTTTATTTTAACTCTATAAGCTCTAACATCCCCAAAAGTCCTTCCATTCTTAACAAAGCCTGGGATCAGTATTGGTTTGACGTTGCATAGTGCATCAAAAATAGTCTTTGGAAAAATTATCTTTATGTTGAGTGTGCCGGGATATGGTTCAAATCCAAGATACTCCTCAATTAGGGGGGCATACTGTCTCACATAGTATGCTCCTTCTCCAAGTCCCGAAATAACTTCTCCAATTATCACCCCTTGATATAAAACATTCGAGAGTTGTTCATAAAGCTCTTCCAGATACATCAGAGCTTTGTCAGTCAGCTCGATGCAGGTTTTCTTTCCTTCAACTGTGCGCGTTATATACCCTTCTTTTTCAAGCTCATCAAGCCATCTTAAAACAGTTTGGGGAGAAACCTCGAGCTCCTTTGATAGCTCTCTAAGAGTAATTTTAGCCTTCTCACCAATTGCACCGTTTTTTGCAATCTGTAGGATTAATTTAAGCTTTTTCATTCCCAGCACCCTTTGAAAGTTTATCTGCAATTTTAAGCGGCTTGGGGTAGCCGTTCTCATTTACCCTTTCTACAATTTTTGCTGCAGAGTTCAAATCAATTAAATTTCCAACGCTTACATAAGCTTTTCCCACTTTCACAAGAGAACCCTCTGGATAACCTCTTAAAGGCTTCTTAGCAACTCCAATCGTTGGTTTTTTAAGCAGCAAACCAATGTGAGATGCCAAACCGTAGCCCCTTGGATGAGCTTTGCCGTGTCCCTCAACTAAGAGAACATCAAAGCTTTCTCCTTTGAGTGTTAACAGAATAGGTCTTGTTTCCCTCAAAAAGAAAAATGTTGGGATATATGGAAAATCAACGTTAGTCTCAATGACTTTAGCTTTCAAAATCTCACATGGGGGAAAAGAACACAAAACAAAAGCCGCTTTTGCCTTGTCTTTTTTATATGAAACATCAACTGCACCAATTGTTTTAATTTGCGAAATATCCAATGGTTTTTCAACTATCCTTTTGCTGAGCTTTCTCTGCACTTCAGCAATCTTTTTAAAGTTCACATTAGCCTTGCTCATCCTTTCAAAGCCTCTTCGAGTTTTTCCTCTAAAGCTTTGCTTATCTTTGCTCTCGTTAGGTCTTCAAGAGTACGCTCAAGAATATAGCGCGCTTGATCCTGCTTCTGTCTTATATTAACCAATCCCTTTGGATATTCAAGAGTCATGAGTTCTTCATAAACACTCTCCATGAAATGATAGACTTCCTCTGCTTTTGCAATGTCCCCATTCATGAGCAGAATTAGGAAATATCTCCTCAGCTCACCAATGAAATCTCCAATGCCTAAGACATAATCTGCCCCTGGAATTTCAAGTTCTTCTGGGGAAGGGAAGTCTTGGTCTTTCAGATAGCTGTAAAAGAGCATTGCTTCCACAAATTCCTGATGTGCATTTTGAACATAACCCGCAAAATACAAATCTTGGTGGTTTTTGAGCATCTTCTTAAGGTGTTTAACTAATTCCTGAGCTTTATTGAGTCTTTCCTCAGCCAACTCGAAATCTCCCCTATGAAGAGCCTTTATTGCATCACCGCTTAAACGAACAATATCTCTTGTTGTTTTTAGAGCTTCCTCTCTAAGGGCATCTTTTTCATCAAGAACCTCTCTGATTTTGGTTATTATCTCTGCAATTTTCATCATCTTCACCAAAACTTGTTAGAGGAAAAAACTTAAAAAATATGGGCTTGGCATATCCCACCGCCTTCATCGTCAGCCGTTGTCGGCTTTCCTCGAGCGGCCCCGGAGGCCAAGCCCTGTCTGCCCGGCATCGTCCCTCGCGCTCATAGCTGCCCAAACGCTCACGCGGTCGGGCCACCGGGCAGGGTCGGATGTCCACTATTTTTATCTCCGCCATGAATTTTAAGGATTTTCTCTATTTAATAACTTTCAGTTATATTCTATGCATAAAGATATGCCGAAAAATATATAAACGGACTTTCAGAGCTATGCATGAAAAGCTTCACAGGTGATGCTCATGGCAGAGAAAAAGAGGAATATAGTTGTGGAAGAGCTCATTAGGACTCCAGTAGAGATGCAGAAGGTTGAATTAGTTGAAAGAAAGGGAATTGGACATCCGGACAGCATAGCCGACGGTATAGCTGAAGCGGTAAGCAGGGCTCTTTCAAGAGAGTACATCAAAAGATACGGAATTATACTCCACCACAACACCGACCAAGTTGAAGTTGTAGGCGGTAGGGCTTATCCAAGGTTTGGTGGCGGAGAGGTCATAAAGCCAATATATATCCTTCTCTCAGGTAGAGCCGTTGAGTTCATTGATAGGGAAATGTTTCCAGTCCATGAAGTTGCCATAAAGGCTGCAAAAGAGTATCTGAGAAAAGCTGTTAGACACTTGAACGTTGAGGAACACGTTGTTATTGATTCAAGAATTGGTCAGGGAAGCGTCGATTTGGTAAGCGTATTTAACAAAGCAAAAGAAAATCCAATCCCTCTTGCCAATGATACTTCATTTGGAGTTGGATATGCTCCTCTTAGTGAGACAGAGAAGATCGTCCTTGAGACCGAGAAGCTCTTGAACAGTCCAGAATTCAAAAAGAAGTGGCCGGCTGTTGGTGAAGACATCAAAGTTATGGGCCTCAGAAAGGGAGATGAGATAGACCTTACCATTGCCGCCGCTATTGTTGACAGCGAAGTTGCCAACCCAAAGGAGTACATGGAAGTTAAACAGGGAATTTATGACGCTGTTAAGGAGTTGGTTGAAGAACATACAAGCAGAAAGGTCAACATTTATGTGAACACCGCAGATGATCCAGAAAAGGACATATACTACATAACTGTCACCGGAACATCAGCTGAAGCTGGCGATGATGGCTCAGTTGGCAGAGGTAACAGGGTTAATGGGTTGATTACTCCAAACAGGCACATGAGCATGGAGGCTGCCGCAGGAAAGAACCCAGTCAGTCACGTTGGTAAGATTTACAACCTCCTTGCAATGCTGGTTGCAAATGACATTGCCAAACAGATTGAAGGAGTTCAGGAGGTTTATGTCAGAATTCTCAGCCAGATTGGAAAGCCAATCGATGAACCCTTAGTTGCAAGCATACAGATAATTCCAAAGCAGGGCTACAAGGTCGAGAGCTTTGAGAAGGATGCATATGAAATTGCAGATGAATGGTTGGCAAACATAACAAAAATACAAAGGATGATCATAGAGGACAAGCTGAATGTTTTCTGACTTCCTCTTGACCTTTTAATCTTTGAATAGCAAAATTTTCAAACAGCTGGAGCTCGACCATTCTGCTTGAGGATTCTTAAAAGCTTGGCTTCTTGAGCTAATGCCATAGCCTTCTCTCTCTTAACAACAGCAAGCTTTTTTGAAACACCAACTTTTCTTTGGTACATCATCCTAACAAGCTTGGCTTCTTCAAGCATGAGCAACTCTTTATGTTTCTTGACAACTTCCAATTTTTTCTGAATTAACCTCAAATTCTCCATAACGGTTCACCTGAAAATCTATTATTCACTCCCCCCTTAAAAAACTTTCGTTTAATACCTAAGTTTACTTCGACAATCAACTTAAATAAACCATATCTTTAAAAAGCTGAAGGTTAAATTAATTTCAGGTGAGAAAATGATAATTGCAGTGAGCGGAACCCCTGGAGTGGGAAAGACCACAGTTGCAAAACTTTTGGCAGAAAAACTCGGATACATGTATGTCGACCTCAAGAAATTCGCAATTGGGCATGGGATTGGCGAGATTAAAGGAGATGAGCTTGAGGTTGAAATTGACGAGCTGGCATATTTCATTGAAAAAGAGCTTAAAGGAAAAAACGTTGTTCTTGATGGACATCTGAGTCATTTTATGCCTGCTGACCAGGTTATAATCCTACGCCTGCACCCAAAGATTATTGGGGAAAGATTAAAGGAGAGGGGCTACAGCAGAGAAAAGATAAGTGAAAACGTTGAGGCTGAATTGGTTGATGTCTGCTTAGTTGAAGCCATTGACGAGCATGAGAATGTAATCGAAGTAGATACCACTGGAAAAACACCGGAGCAAGTCGTTGAAGAAATCTTAGATCTTTTGAATAAGGGTGTTAAAAAGAGGGTTGGGATTGTAGATTGGACTCAGGTTTATGAGGAAGTCATCCCGTACTTAAATTTAGGGGGTGAGTGATATGGGACTTGGGTTATGGCTAAGGACTGGCGTATTAATGGCGTTCCTCACCGGATTGCTGATGGCATTAGGATACGTGCTCGGCAGTGAGACAGGGATGATTTTTGCATTTATATTCGCATTAGCTATGAACTTCTTCAGCTACTGGTACAGCGATAAAATCGTTCTCACTTGGTATAGGGCGAGAATAGTTGATGAAATGGAAGCCCCAGAGCTTCACCGCATAGTTGAGGATCTTGCGAGAGAAGCTGGAATACCAAAACCAAAAGTTGCCATAGTACCCACAGAAGTGCCAAATGCATTTGCAACTGGTAGAGATCCGAAGCATGCGGTTGTTGCGGTAACCCAAGGCTTACTGAGAATCTTGGACAGGGACGAGCTTGAGGGCGTGTTAGCTCATGAGATAAGCCACATAAGGAACAGGGATATACTTATTCAGACTTTAGCGGCAGTCTTAGCTGGGGCAATCATCATGATAGCCAGATGGGCCGGCTGGATGCTCTGGCTTGGAGGATTTGGAGGCAGAGACAGGGAAGGTGAATCAGGGAGCATTTTGGGAGCAATAGTTCTGATTATTCTTGCTCCAATAGCTGCAATGATGATTCAGATGGCAATAAGCAGGGCAAGGGAGTATTTAGCAGATGAAAGCGGAGCAAAGATAAGCGGCAAGCCGTGGGCATTGGCGAGAGCACTTGAAAAAATTGAGTATTATGTCTCAAGGAGACCTTTGAGGGATGGCAACCCAGCGACAGCTCATATGTTCATCATAAACCCATTCAGGGGAGCAAGCCTTGCTGAACTGTTCTCAACGCATCCACCGACACAGAAGAGGATTGAAAGGCTCAGGAAGATTGCAGAAGAGATGGGAATGTACTTCTAACGCAGGAGGGGGGAGAAGAATCTCCCCCGTCTCCTATCTTACCACTCCCCTACTCTTTTCTACTATTGGGGAAACTACGTTTTCCTCGCCCTTCCTTAATTGTTTAATTGTGCAACTAAGTCATCGACAAACATTTAAGCGCTTTTATGAAAATTTATTTGGTGGTTGTCATGAAAGCTGTGAAAGCAACTCTTTTATACGATGGATTGGGCAATGTCAAAAAGAACGTCTACATTGTTTTTGACAAAGAAATCAAGAAAATCACAAAAGAGAAGCCCAAAGATGCTGAAATAATGGCGGAAGGAGTTGTAACGCCCGCATTTATTGACGGACACTCACACATTGGGATGGAGCGCTATGGTGAGCCCTATCAGGAGGGAGAAGCAAACGAGCAGATGGATTCAGTTCTGCCCTTAGTTGACGCTTTGTACTCAATTTACATGGACGACAAAGCTTTCAAACACTCAATTGAGTTCGGGGTTCTGTACTCTTCAGTTCTACCAGGAAGCGGAAACATCATCGGAGGAAGGGCTGTTCTGATTAAAAACTATGGAAGGGATATCGAGGATGCATTTATGAAGTACGTCGGCGTTAAAGCGGCTTTTGGGTACAATCCAAGATCGACTAAGGAGTGGAAGGGAACAAGGCCGAGCACAAGGATGGGAGCAATTGGAATTCTTCTGAATTGGCTCATAAAGACACAGAAGACGATTACTTTGCTTGACAAAGGTAAGAAAGAGCCTGAGGAAATTGAACCAACTGTTGAAGCACTAATCCCAGTTTTAAAAGGAGAGGAACCGCTGAGAGTTCACGTACACAAAGAGGACGATATAGCAGCATTGCTCATGATAAAGCGCAAGTTTGGACTTAAGATAACCATCGAACATGCGGGTGATGTTCACAGCAAAGAGACGTTTGAAAAGATCAAGAAAGAGAATGTTCCATTGGTTTATGGTCCATTCGATTCTCTGCCATACAAGGTTGAGCTGAAGCATGAAGACTGGAAGAATGCTAAATACCTCATTGAAGTGAAGCCCCTCTTTGGGCTTATGAGTGATCACCCGGTAACACTTCAAGCAAATCTTTACCTCCAGCTTAGGCACTTCATAAGGTTGGGGATGAGCAAGGAAGAGGCGATAAAGATCATAACATACAACAATGCTAAAATCCTTGGAGTAGATGACATTTTAGGAAGCATCGAGAAGGGCAAGTGGGCGTCATTGGTTGTCTGGAGCGGTGACCCGTTCCACATGGAGAGCTATCCCACGCACGTGTTCGCTGAGGGCGAATTAATTCATGAGTGGGAGGTTTAGTTTCTTTTCTCTTTTCGTTCACATTTTGTGAACGGATCATTTATGATTTGTGAACTTTCGGAAAAGATTTGGCAGCTTTTTCCAATTCTTATAAA
Above is a genomic segment from Thermococcus sp. SY098 containing:
- a CDS encoding DHH family phosphoesterase, which encodes MKVLILGGGAIGRTIAEALKGEFDITIIEKDELRARSLSESGFQVVHGDFSYTATLLKAHIDKADLAIITTMDVPTIKRTIQVIRSNNKSIPILTILPDDVSQEDIVNQIKEEFETEVKIDYAVSPRKAISKVVVDIVEMFGEKKNANLLAKKLQQLKQKGDGLLIVMHDNPDPDSMASAAALKTIAQNFGFKVHIVYGGEITHHENKALLNVLGVDMSRVSRGSYEIKRYPFIALIDSQPNGNLTILEEDDFKKIQIIIDHHQILQSLKEKLPQDAFVDIRPEVNATSSILAEYFKALNLPLNETLSTGLFYGIYVDTKKFSKLSHVDLKAIEFLAEKVNYELLDKIEHPDISTETAEILARAILNRKIYKNVVVSNVGFITNRDAIAESADFLLRLEGITTVLVFGIVDDRIEISARTRDVRINIGKVLKDAFGEIGSGGGHAQSGGARISLGIFKLAKDKSSLLRLAEEAITEKFLEALGVKEG
- a CDS encoding PRC-barrel domain-containing protein, whose protein sequence is MVMRLSKLYGKQIYNTKGYYVGYVDEVLIDIDRGHGKVLALGLPGEKVGIPYDRVTAIGDIILVKAKEE
- a CDS encoding DUF120 domain-containing protein: MKKLKLILQIAKNGAIGEKAKITLRELSKELEVSPQTVLRWLDELEKEGYITRTVEGKKTCIELTDKALMYLEELYEQLSNVLYQGVIIGEVISGLGEGAYYVRQYAPLIEEYLGFEPYPGTLNIKIIFPKTIFDALCNVKPILIPGFVKNGRTFGDVRAYRVKINGIEGAIVIPSRTIHPPRIAEVIAPVYLRRELNLKDGSRIKLKVIR
- a CDS encoding endonuclease V yields the protein MSKANVNFKKIAEVQRKLSKRIVEKPLDISQIKTIGAVDVSYKKDKAKAAFVLCSFPPCEILKAKVIETNVDFPYIPTFFFLRETRPILLTLKGESFDVLLVEGHGKAHPRGYGLASHIGLLLKKPTIGVAKKPLRGYPEGSLVKVGKAYVSVGNLIDLNSAAKIVERVNENGYPKPLKIADKLSKGAGNEKA
- a CDS encoding haloacid dehalogenase, yielding MKIAEIITKIREVLDEKDALREEALKTTRDIVRLSGDAIKALHRGDFELAEERLNKAQELVKHLKKMLKNHQDLYFAGYVQNAHQEFVEAMLFYSYLKDQDFPSPEELEIPGADYVLGIGDFIGELRRYFLILLMNGDIAKAEEVYHFMESVYEELMTLEYPKGLVNIRQKQDQARYILERTLEDLTRAKISKALEEKLEEALKG
- a CDS encoding methionine adenosyltransferase, translating into MAEKKRNIVVEELIRTPVEMQKVELVERKGIGHPDSIADGIAEAVSRALSREYIKRYGIILHHNTDQVEVVGGRAYPRFGGGEVIKPIYILLSGRAVEFIDREMFPVHEVAIKAAKEYLRKAVRHLNVEEHVVIDSRIGQGSVDLVSVFNKAKENPIPLANDTSFGVGYAPLSETEKIVLETEKLLNSPEFKKKWPAVGEDIKVMGLRKGDEIDLTIAAAIVDSEVANPKEYMEVKQGIYDAVKELVEEHTSRKVNIYVNTADDPEKDIYYITVTGTSAEAGDDGSVGRGNRVNGLITPNRHMSMEAAAGKNPVSHVGKIYNLLAMLVANDIAKQIEGVQEVYVRILSQIGKPIDEPLVASIQIIPKQGYKVESFEKDAYEIADEWLANITKIQRMIIEDKLNVF
- a CDS encoding adenylate kinase family protein, which encodes MIIAVSGTPGVGKTTVAKLLAEKLGYMYVDLKKFAIGHGIGEIKGDELEVEIDELAYFIEKELKGKNVVLDGHLSHFMPADQVIILRLHPKIIGERLKERGYSREKISENVEAELVDVCLVEAIDEHENVIEVDTTGKTPEQVVEEILDLLNKGVKKRVGIVDWTQVYEEVIPYLNLGGE
- the htpX gene encoding zinc metalloprotease HtpX, giving the protein MGLGLWLRTGVLMAFLTGLLMALGYVLGSETGMIFAFIFALAMNFFSYWYSDKIVLTWYRARIVDEMEAPELHRIVEDLAREAGIPKPKVAIVPTEVPNAFATGRDPKHAVVAVTQGLLRILDRDELEGVLAHEISHIRNRDILIQTLAAVLAGAIIMIARWAGWMLWLGGFGGRDREGESGSILGAIVLIILAPIAAMMIQMAISRAREYLADESGAKISGKPWALARALEKIEYYVSRRPLRDGNPATAHMFIINPFRGASLAELFSTHPPTQKRIERLRKIAEEMGMYF
- a CDS encoding amidohydrolase; translation: MKAVKATLLYDGLGNVKKNVYIVFDKEIKKITKEKPKDAEIMAEGVVTPAFIDGHSHIGMERYGEPYQEGEANEQMDSVLPLVDALYSIYMDDKAFKHSIEFGVLYSSVLPGSGNIIGGRAVLIKNYGRDIEDAFMKYVGVKAAFGYNPRSTKEWKGTRPSTRMGAIGILLNWLIKTQKTITLLDKGKKEPEEIEPTVEALIPVLKGEEPLRVHVHKEDDIAALLMIKRKFGLKITIEHAGDVHSKETFEKIKKENVPLVYGPFDSLPYKVELKHEDWKNAKYLIEVKPLFGLMSDHPVTLQANLYLQLRHFIRLGMSKEEAIKIITYNNAKILGVDDILGSIEKGKWASLVVWSGDPFHMESYPTHVFAEGELIHEWEV